DNA from Plasmodium cynomolgi strain B DNA, scaffold: 0644, whole genome shotgun sequence:
cattttatatgtatttaaatattatatttcttgaattttttttcattaaattcagaacattttattttattacattatatAACGCGCTTAAGTGGTTCTCTATCTCtctataatattatattaagcAGAATTATAcgatatattatatgttatgCTTCCTTCAGGCATGAGTTGATATTCAGATGAATCGGAAAAGTTGTTTGATTCTCGATAAAAATCATtcctaatattttttatcattttattttgagaaAGAAATTGGGATCCAAGTGATGTAAACTGTAATGGGACGTATAATAActtgtaaaataatatttataggaaaataatatataattaaaatattataaattttattctatttgttatttactttataaaaaagaaaaaaaatcaatgaCACTCCAAGTGTAGCTATTGAAGATcctataattatatttgtagGTATGTCGAAAATATCTTCGCctacattttgttcattattTTCCAATAATGAAGCATTTACTTGAGCATttgcagatttttttaaagatggTAACATTTTACTTACCAAGTCTTCTAATTCTGGAATTTCTAATTTAATGCTTTCATACTTTTCTTTGAAAGCACAAAGTACTTTACGACAAGATGTTTCCTTAagacatttttcttcaaattcctTGTATTCTTCAGGTATAGGGTTAGGATATCCGTGAAatgtttcttcctttgcatAATCATTAGTTATtgcttttataatattaaaatattctctgtataaataaaataaccaattcatatttttcatctcaGCAACATctatatcttttattttactattcAATTTAGATAATATTGAATTATTGGAATCATTTGCTTTCATAAGTCTGTACAATTGTTTTGGATATGTGTCGgcataattattatgtaattcATAATTTAACCAATAGTTCAAGTATTCTAAATGAACATGATCAATTGGGGTATTTGGCGAAGAAtctaatttgaaaatgttattcattaaacaataaaatcttaaacaaataatagtaattttatttttctctttt
Protein-coding regions in this window:
- a CDS encoding hypothetical protein (putative); the encoded protein is MNSLINICSMKKICSQENDYNQYNNKCKFFVSADEKEKNKITIICLRFYCLMNNIFKLDSSPNTPIDHVHLEYLNYWLNYELHNNYADTYPKQLYRLMKANDSNNSILSKLNSKIKDIDVAEMKNMNWLFYLYREYFNIIKAITNDYAKEETFHGYPNPIPEEYKEFEEKCLKETSCRKVLCAFKEKYESIKLEIPELEDLVSKMLPSLKKSANAQVNASLLENNEQNVGEDIFDIPTNIIIGSSIATLGVSLIFFLFYKVNNK